The genomic interval AAAGACCAATAGAAACTAGTGAATATGAgacattaattcgatgttttcctCCCCAAATATCTTTCTAGGAACCAAATTTTCTTCACGCAAGCCTCCGATTTTCTTCAATCACGGTGCATACAGCGATAACCAACTCGAATTGTCGTTTCAGCGCCATCTTATAGTTCATTTAGAAATACTAAACGTACACGGAAACAACAGTTTTCTATCTGCTTTTGGCggcatatttcaaattcaaatctttcGTCCAGTTATGTTTcgaaagaatttattttctatagttACCTACTGTTTATTTATTGGTCAGTACCAGTACCACTTTTTATAAGAGGGATGTAGCTCAAGTAAAATGCTCCGGAATAGTTTACATAATTTCACTGTTAAATTTTTGTTCCAGGTTGGAGAAATTAGATCCAGATCAGCATCATGAGTTTTCTGAATACTCTACAAGAATACGTCAGTAACAGTGTAGCCGGATTAACATTAAAAAGTCctaaacggtaagttttatggAAGACAATTCTTGTGGATTGCAACCAGCGTTACGTTCTATcgaaattgattgaaataacaTCGATATtcgtttcttatttcttaaatcAACAATTCCATAATCTCGGTCCGTGACCTGACCCGATCTCTGTCCCACGACGTATACGCGATGACTTTCAATTCGATCACAAAAGATGAATGGCTTTTGGATATACCCCGACATTATATAATGAAGTTACAACGGAAGATGAGATATGGAATATACCGATAATAGCTAGAGGATTCCTAGTGTTTAATTCAATTTGATGAAACAAGacgttataataatatttgaggATAGATAAGCACGTTTTGTAATCTATTTTAGTCATAACAAATCACCGAATCTTGTTTGATTAGGATTTATTGTGAGGTTATGAACATATATTCAATTATGGCGACAGAAAATTCGATCCGATTGGTGCGTCGTTCGCGGATGTCTAATGGTAAGGAATCTTGTACAAAGGAGAAAggttataattaacagtaaagaaaatacaaCATTATATTGgtcaaaataaacatttattacaaGTTAACCTCTCAATAATCAATGTTTTCTTTCCTGGCCGCTTTTTCATGGATCGATCTTCTGCCATGCCATCCCAAACTTCAGTGCTTGTCTTCGATGAACGTTACCAGTATCTTGGTAATGGCGATTAACCTTGGAAACAGCAGACTGATTCTTTTTCTGTGCTGTGGGATGACCGTTTGAGCAGTTTTATAACTTGTTGTGTCCATTTTATGGTTTGTTTTGAATGCCGCTACTTTTCGCGGGCTTTGGCTGACAAGTAtgacagttatttttattggttgTAGTTCAGAGACATGGGATAACAAGATACTTGAGCAGTGATGAGgcttttatcaaatttgaatttcgtTATGATGTCTGTATTATATAGGTTATCAATTATATCTTTGTTTCATAGCTATCCCGCCACCTTTGTACGAGTCAATTAAAAGTTACAATTAATTGGCTCAACAGGCATGGGGGGTTGAGGCCAGTGTTTTGGACTTGAGAAAAGACGATTCTAACGCGGCTTTTGTTAAcatgttttaataaatacacGTGGTGTTACATTAAcagattagttttattttaacaaaatagcGCGGATCTTGGTATAATACAATGTCtctgagaaaaaaaatcaagtgaatttaaataaaagtagcATCAGTTGCAGTACCAATAATAAACGGTGAGATATAACCCTCTAAGTTGGATTTAAAATGTAGTAGAATATTTAATTCCTGTCCAATTTGGTGTGTAATCGTTTGAAATGGATTTTTTCATCgataaaacatatatttgtatgCAATAACCTCGAAATTGTTGAGCCCAAAAgcttatatttcaatttgtgGACGTGTTgctattcaattaaattaaataatggaTGGCAtggatttgaaatttaatgaatccATTAATCGGCTCTAATAAATACTAATTCACTTAAATTATGCGAAAAATAATTGGGAAACGAtacaaaatagtaaattttcattatttcgcGAGGCAAAACAGTCGTTTATCATATTTGGGAATATTACTAAttctaatacaaaattttaatgccAGAGTCATTAGGAAGattcaaatttttctgtataatttcaAACCACCAATGATAAGGATAAATCAGATCAAATATTGGCAATTATTGAGGGCATCGTTGTTTTATCAAAagttaaagcaaatttttcctCTAGCTACGTATCACATGCCCCAGTTAAGCTGTTTTCCTATGTTTTATCATGTCCAGCCATTCACGTTCTCTTCCTATTCTCCTCGTAATTTCTTTGTCGGTTTTTCTTGCTTCTCATGAAACCCTCAAAGCTGTTCGGTAGATCCCCATTTCAAATGCCTCAAATCCGTTCATGGTGTTAAATCAGAGTTCTTTAACACGTTTATTATCTTCATCAATGAGCTCTTTGCTTTTTCTATCCTGCACTTGATCTCTATGTCTGATCTGTCTTCAGTTAACCAATTTCCCAGACCTTTGGAGGTCATTTATGTTGTCTACTATGAAAACTGTGTCATCGGCAAATAGTTTATTGTTGATCCTGTGCCATTTATTTCGATGTCTAATTGTTGACTTTCGAGGGCTTAATAATGTTAAGCAGTATTGGGGAGAGGTCACATCTCTGCCTAATACTTCATTGTAAACTCTACCTCTAGGTGTTTGATTCAATACAGCGTATATCTTCTGgtctcaatattttaacaaGTTTATGATGTTGCACTCTGTCTAATGCTTTTTCGTCATCTATAAAACAAATAACTAcatcatattttcaaagtatcaTTCATCGAGTTAATTGATCTTTGGTTTTCGCAATTTGTAGAGTTGACTAAGTTAGGGagctaaaattttatcaatatctattacttataataataaacctTCAAAACAGTCTCGGCCTCACGAATTCTATTCTGGAAACGTTTCCTTTCTATCTACACGCGATCAGTCATCTTATTCATTCTCAATTCTCTTTTATCCCTTGCATTCGTGCGTATAAATCCGAACAAGAGTCATTCTCATTATCAGGTAGGGGTAGTGTACGGTTTTTTCTTGGGAGTTTATTCGAAAAAACTCCAATTTAGTTCACCTGCTATTCCCAATTCTCCTCGAGTGTCattgaagtttgaaaaaaatgagttttgttATTGATTGCTTAACTGAAAATCACGTAAACGTTTctgtaatttaaatattaacatatgagaaatatttcgaaaatatacaaGTGTTGCTGCATTTTGTTTAATAGactatttggttttattttcagGTTTTCGTTGACACGTACCGATACTTCCGAACCGTCGATATCGTCGAGTTCCCGGAGTAACTCGGGGGACAGTAACACTCCGGGGTTTCCGAAAGTAATACCGACTCCGGGCGCGGTTGCACCCATCCAACGTCGTAGAAGTACCTTGGAGTGCCCGATACCGAATCCGCCGCGTCGACCCGGGTCTTTTCGACAAAAATCTCCGCGGGCTACTCCAGAAAGGCAATTCAACTTTTGTTGCAGAAGACAGAGCTGGCCGGAGATTGATCATCAAGTTTCTTCTGGGTAAGTTATCTTATCACATTAAATCTAGCagtcaaaattcaaatttgggatcattaaattcattatatcatattttgaaagcaTAAATTCAGAAGAATTGTTTATAGagtattaaaaaagttttattgctattaaaataaagtttacgAAACATTGAGAGATAAATAGTCACCAAAAGACATCTAAGTGCGCCCCTAAGGACGTGTAAACACAGAATAATGAATAAGGCAGCCTGTTGCATGTATGTTCTCTAAAATATTTAGTAGATACAGATAGAATGAAGCGAATATAAAAGcttaatgtttcttttttacGTACACTATAATTTAACTCTCcttgttaattttataacaaaaaaatttcataccaAATTCCGTGTAATGAAATATATACGATgggttttttgtatttaaagaTCAAGCACCAAAAATCCTTTTATGCACAATTATCTAGTGTGGAATCGAATATTTGGTAAACATACAGACACATAACAATACTTCATCAAAAATAACCAAAACAAATTCGGTTCAAtgtgtcaattgtcaaaatttttttcacagaaTTAAAATCACATCATTCCCTTCGACAGTTCAAACCACAGATCTGTCTGAACGTGAAGCTGGTTGCCTATTAATTCATTGGTCTATTCTTGTTAGAAAATATGGAGATgacaacttttatttattcattttaatcatCAAGATGTCTCATTTTTACAAATTCTGTTCTCCCGAACTCTCTTTTTTCTTTacgtttttctaaaatttgtttaCCTTTTTATTCGCACTTTCTAAGGGTTCCATTCGTTGAACGGACTTATGAAACATTCCATCCCCTTTCCTTGCGAAACACCAAAAATCTTTTTAGGTACAATCATCTAGTGTGTGATCGaatatttggtaaaaatttgaaatcaatcgGTGGGTTTCAGCCATATAACAATACttcatcaaaaataacaaaaacaaattcgGTTCAATGTGTCAattgtcaacatttttttcacagAATTAAAATCACATCAATCCTTTCGACAGTTCAAACCACAGATCTATCTGAACGTAAAGCTGGTTGCATACATTTCAGTAATAAAGCTGGTTGCCTACTAATTCATTGTGTCATTCTTGTTAGAAATTATGGAGattacaacttttatttattcatttcgaTCATCAAGATGTCTCATTTTTACGTGTTATTCtttcttaaacttttttctaGAATTTGTTTTACCTTTATATTCGTATTTTCTATGGGCTCCATTCGTTGAACGGacttatgaaacatttttttagtcaattttgttttgtaatataACTAAAGTTTGTCGAGTTATTTCGAACACAATTTGAATATGACAAGAATAGCAAAAAGTCTCTCATTAAAACTTTATAATTCTCGTAACgtactttactttttttttctctaaagtTTCAAATGACCCTCTATAGTAATACTCTTTCTAACAATTCTATTCGTTTTttgctaataataaaattataagaaaacgtatcggaaacttttttcgaaataaattggTCGTTTGGAATATTTATAGAGCCGATAAAAAAGGGATCTGTCGAGAACTTCTACTGTTATTTTGTCGGAATattctaatcaaatttttccTAACTTTTAAGCGACTTATTGTCTTGAAACGCCGTTTTTGATGTCGATAGACGATTCAATGcaatttaatttgtaaaataaatcatttatatgaGTTAATGAAGTTTATAATGTAAAATAGCATCGACAGCTCGATGATACGTAATCGCTGCTTGTACCTGGGGTTTATTGACCCCAGTGGAGACTTGGCAGACATAACCAGCACTATGGGGAAGCTTTCTCATGTTCCGCTTCATCTTCCGTTCCTATTTCTAAACTGCAATCGCTTGGTGACTCAATATAATACAACAGAATAGTTCTGGTTCAATAGAGCTACATTCTTGGgcagaacctaacctaaccaattgtTGTCACCAgttgaataaatacaaaactttCAACAACGTTCCTAAGCATCTTTGGCGATCTCTAGTGCTGTCTCCATTTgcatattcattaatttataatCATTATGCTCAGTGGAAAGAGCAAACCAAGGTAGTAGGAGCAGAGCCTTGAGTTAAATTCAACACAGCTTTTGTGTGAACGTAGGTTATTTGAAATGGGCCTAAAACTCGAGATCTAGAGCAACATTACAGTTACGCGAAACGAATACTGACAGAAAGACTACGATATATGAAAGACTATGACATAACCTCcaacaaatatcgatattatGACAAAATGGCTGAACGACTGAGACACCGAACGATGACAGCTACACTACAAAACAAACCAACTACCTTATCACCAATCAAATGAAACGAAAACGGTGTAAAAACATTGTTCCCatttggtatttaatttttgtttcagtgTACAAGAAATCGACGGATCGTATTTCGAAAGTTTCACCGCGTTAGCGTGGAAACAGGAAAATCAGAGACAGAGCATTTTGAAATTAACCGAAACGTCTTCATCGGATCCCCCGCCGCCGGAATCGGAGCTTGGGATCACGCCAATCGACTATAATTCTTCTCAACATGAAAAGGATAAACTTTACGTCGAAATGCTCTACACAATTGC from Diorhabda sublineata isolate icDioSubl1.1 chromosome 8, icDioSubl1.1, whole genome shotgun sequence carries:
- the LOC130448319 gene encoding uncharacterized protein LOC130448319 — encoded protein: MSFLNTLQEYVSNSVAGLTLKSPKRFSLTRTDTSEPSISSSSRSNSGDSNTPGFPKVIPTPGAVAPIQRRRSTLECPIPNPPRRPGSFRQKSPRATPERQFNFCCRRQSWPEIDHQVSSGVQEIDGSYFESFTALAWKQENQRQSILKLTETSSSDPPPPESELGITPIDYNSSQHEKDKLYVEMLYTIANT